In Peromyscus leucopus breed LL Stock chromosome 16_21, UCI_PerLeu_2.1, whole genome shotgun sequence, a single genomic region encodes these proteins:
- the Crisp1 gene encoding cysteine-rich secretory protein 1, which yields MAVKYFLLIAVVAAAAAAAATVFVPVLAIRHAKRHRALYNKLVTESQTDPQEEIVNAHNAFRRKVSPPAKNMLKMSWSSAAAGNARIQARYCDTSHSDPLERRLSNTFCGENIHLEHYPYSWSKVIEVWYNESKHFTYGEWPSSDDEYETDHYTQMVWAVSYLIGCDVASCRRHKAAIYLYVCHYCHEGNNPDSLNKPYKQGLPCADCPHNCEDGLCTNPCLYYDEYNNCDKQVKRTGCTHPSVQQFCKASCLCKTEIK from the exons ATGGCGGTGAAATACTTCTTGTTAATTGCTGTTgttgctgccgccgccgccgccgccgccactgtcTTTGTTCCTGTTCTGGCTATCAGA CACGCCAAACGACACAGAGCCCTCTATAATAAGCTGGTCACAGAATCACAAACCGACCCACAAGAAGAAATTGTCAATGCACACAATGCTTTCAGGAGAAAAGTGTCTCCACCAGCCAAGAACATGCTGAAGATG AGCTGGAGTTCAGCTGCTGCAGGAAATGCTAGAATCCAGGCAAGATACTGTGACACGTCACACAGTGACCCACTTGAAAGGAGACTTAGca atACATTTTGTGGAGAAAATATCCATTTGGAACATTACCCCTACTCCTGGTCAAAGGTAATTGAAGTATGGTACAATGAATCCAAACACTTCACATATGGAGAATGGCCATCCTCAGATGATGAGTATGAAACAGATCATTACACTCAG ATGGTCTGGGCTGTTTCTTACCTCATTGGCTGTGATGTTGCATCATGTCGCAGACACAAGGCAGCTATATATCTCTATGTGTGTCACTATTGTCATGA gggaaataatCCTGACTCACTCAATAAGCCTTATAAGCAGGGCTTACCATGTGCAGACTGTCCACATAACTGTGAAGACGGACTATGCA CTAACCCCTGCCTTTACTATGATGAATACAACAACTGTGATAAACAAGTGAAACGTACGGGATGCACACATCCATCAGTTCAACAATTCTGCAAGGCTTCTTGTCTGTGTAAAACcgaaataaaataa